The following are encoded in a window of Variovorax paradoxus genomic DNA:
- a CDS encoding aldehyde dehydrogenase family protein, with protein MNHHHIGRHWINGEFVASGVERAVINPANGEAVGCYHDGGLEEAAASIAAAQRTFHGCEWKSDGARRATALGRLADAFERRAAELAVLISLENGKVAAEAGFEVSMLSRTLRFQAGLAMQTFGRVLEGKPGSMSMVLREPIGVSGHIIPWNSPAVLFVRSLAPALAAGTTAVVKMPAQSALVATLMAEIIAEVKELPRGAVNIFIEGGAEGAKHIVDSPLVPAISFTGSTATGRAIAIAAAPRFKRLGLELGGKGPHLVFDDADIVAALPKIEKSLTVFAGQFCMTAGRLLVQRGVADVVREGLAARLRAVKVGPASDPSSSMGPLIDKRSVDRVEQMVQEAIAQGAKVLVRGGPVTEGPLSCGAFYRPTLLEIQDLSTRIAREEVFGPVQVLQVFDTEQEAVDLANDSEYGLSASIWSRDADRGLRIARQLETGLVSINDWINFGVQFEIGGVKASGLGRMGGLGSIDGFLEYKQIGQVYRTAATE; from the coding sequence ATGAACCACCATCACATCGGCAGGCACTGGATCAACGGAGAGTTCGTTGCATCGGGCGTCGAGCGCGCCGTGATCAATCCGGCGAACGGAGAGGCCGTCGGCTGCTATCACGATGGCGGCCTTGAAGAGGCTGCAGCGTCGATCGCCGCGGCCCAACGGACGTTCCATGGCTGCGAGTGGAAGAGCGACGGCGCCCGACGGGCGACGGCTCTCGGCCGCCTCGCGGACGCTTTCGAGCGCCGGGCCGCGGAACTCGCGGTGCTCATAAGCTTGGAGAACGGCAAGGTCGCAGCCGAGGCCGGCTTCGAAGTCAGCATGTTGTCGCGCACCTTGCGCTTTCAGGCAGGCCTTGCCATGCAGACCTTCGGTCGCGTCCTTGAGGGCAAGCCCGGATCAATGTCGATGGTGCTTCGCGAGCCGATCGGGGTGTCGGGCCACATCATTCCCTGGAACTCGCCGGCGGTCCTGTTCGTCCGCTCGCTCGCACCGGCCCTGGCGGCCGGCACGACAGCCGTCGTGAAGATGCCCGCGCAGTCTGCGCTGGTGGCCACCCTGATGGCCGAGATCATCGCGGAAGTGAAAGAGTTGCCCCGTGGCGCCGTGAACATCTTCATCGAGGGCGGTGCCGAGGGCGCGAAGCACATCGTTGATTCTCCGCTCGTGCCCGCCATCAGCTTCACCGGAAGCACGGCGACGGGACGAGCCATTGCCATTGCTGCGGCCCCACGCTTCAAGCGGCTGGGGCTGGAACTGGGTGGCAAGGGGCCGCATCTTGTCTTCGACGACGCCGACATCGTCGCAGCATTGCCCAAAATCGAGAAATCGCTGACCGTGTTCGCGGGACAGTTTTGCATGACGGCGGGCCGCCTACTCGTGCAGCGCGGCGTCGCCGACGTCGTTCGCGAGGGGCTCGCCGCGCGGCTGCGCGCCGTGAAGGTCGGGCCGGCCAGTGATCCATCGAGCAGCATGGGTCCCCTGATCGACAAGCGCAGCGTCGATCGCGTCGAGCAGATGGTGCAGGAGGCCATTGCGCAGGGCGCCAAGGTCCTCGTGCGGGGTGGCCCCGTTACCGAGGGGCCGCTCTCGTGCGGCGCCTTCTATCGTCCGACGCTGCTGGAGATCCAGGATCTTTCCACGCGGATTGCGCGTGAAGAGGTCTTCGGGCCGGTGCAGGTGCTGCAGGTCTTCGACACCGAGCAGGAGGCAGTGGACTTGGCCAACGACAGCGAATACGGGTTGAGCGCAAGCATCTGGAGCCGCGACGCGGACCGAGGCCTGCGCATTGCGCGTCAGCTGGAGACGGGGCTCGTGTCGATCAACGACTGGATCAACTTCGGGGTGCAGTTCGAGATCGGTGGTGTGAAGGCCAGCGGCCTTGGTCGCATGGGCGGTCTTGGATCGATCGACGGATTCCTCGAATACAAGCAGATCGGGCAGGTCTATCGGACCGCCGCAACCGAGTGA
- a CDS encoding IclR family transcriptional regulator: MKDHSSAPDGGSLKRGALLLKILAMAGTRGLSLTQIAERAGLPHPTAHRVLRQLVEERLVARNVELKRYRLGPLVHELGVAGATLYDLRDLCDGPMHVLSEETTDTVYLVVRSGFEAVCMHRLEGSFPIRTLVLDVGSRRPMGVGAGGLALLAALQDEERKQVLARVGAKLSTFGKLTPEEVDRSCTATKKRGFSIIQDTVNLGVSAVGRVFLDPMGQPLGAISVAALSHRMPSQRIARIAELLKDACTAIERRMGDQRQGGWQTGA, from the coding sequence ATGAAAGATCATTCCAGCGCTCCGGACGGTGGCTCGCTCAAGCGAGGTGCGCTGCTCCTCAAGATTCTCGCCATGGCCGGCACGCGCGGGCTTTCGCTGACGCAGATTGCGGAGCGCGCGGGGCTTCCGCATCCGACCGCCCATCGCGTCCTGCGCCAGCTCGTCGAGGAACGGCTGGTCGCCCGCAATGTCGAGCTCAAGCGGTATCGCCTCGGTCCGCTGGTGCATGAACTGGGGGTGGCAGGTGCCACGTTGTACGACCTGCGCGACCTGTGCGATGGCCCCATGCATGTCCTCTCGGAAGAGACGACCGATACCGTCTACCTCGTCGTTCGCAGCGGATTTGAGGCGGTCTGCATGCACCGGCTCGAGGGTTCGTTTCCCATCCGCACGCTGGTGCTCGACGTCGGAAGCCGCCGGCCCATGGGTGTCGGGGCAGGGGGGCTCGCACTGCTTGCCGCCCTCCAGGACGAAGAGCGCAAACAGGTGCTGGCGCGCGTCGGCGCGAAGCTGAGCACATTCGGAAAGCTCACGCCCGAAGAAGTCGATCGTTCATGCACGGCCACGAAAAAGCGAGGCTTCTCGATCATCCAGGACACCGTGAACCTCGGTGTCAGCGCGGTGGGCAGGGTGTTCCTCGATCCGATGGGGCAGCCGCTGGGGGCCATCAGCGTGGCTGCGCTTTCCCATCGGATGCCCTCGCAGCGCATCGCAAGGATTGCGGAACTTCTCAAGGACGCGTGCACGGCCATTGAGCGCCGGATGGGCGACCAGCGCCAAGGCGGGTGGCAGACGGGCGCCTGA
- a CDS encoding acyl-CoA dehydrogenase family protein — MDLFLSEEEVAFRDEVRAFLDAELDPGLRRSERLNPCFIAHPSYGLLWQAKLARRGWAVPTWPTEHGGPAWTLTQRYIFDQECERRGEPRFRTQGIKMLAPVLMRYGTPAQKMHYLPRIISGEHVWAQGYSEPGAGSDLAALRTKAVRDGDDYVVNGSKIWASMAHESTHIFSLVRTADTGKKQEGITFLLMALDAPGITIRPIKSICGSHEFNEVFFDNVRVPVGNRVGEENSGWEVTKYLLEFERGGNPAGGMLRAWHGRLLRLASVPGPDGGRAIDDPVFATQFAEIGMDIDANDMIELTAMSKVQAGGNPGAIASSVMKLERSRIRQAISELAAMVVGMDAVRWETSRPLTDLPEAPQIEEERMMASAIYFNSRSQSLLGGSNEIQLEIIARDLLR, encoded by the coding sequence ATGGATCTGTTCTTGTCCGAAGAGGAAGTCGCATTCCGGGACGAAGTGCGCGCCTTCCTCGATGCCGAACTCGACCCCGGCTTGCGTCGGTCCGAGCGGTTGAATCCCTGCTTCATTGCGCATCCTTCATACGGCCTCCTGTGGCAGGCGAAGCTCGCTCGTCGGGGTTGGGCTGTGCCCACCTGGCCGACCGAGCACGGTGGGCCGGCCTGGACCCTGACGCAGCGCTACATCTTCGACCAGGAATGCGAGCGGCGCGGTGAGCCGCGCTTCCGCACCCAGGGCATCAAGATGCTCGCACCAGTGTTGATGCGCTATGGAACGCCTGCCCAGAAGATGCACTACCTGCCTCGGATCATCTCTGGCGAACACGTCTGGGCCCAGGGCTACTCGGAACCCGGTGCCGGCTCCGACCTGGCTGCGCTGCGCACAAAGGCCGTGCGCGACGGCGACGACTACGTGGTGAACGGTTCGAAGATCTGGGCCAGCATGGCCCATGAGTCGACGCACATCTTCAGTCTGGTGCGCACGGCGGACACGGGCAAGAAGCAGGAAGGCATCACGTTCCTGCTGATGGCGCTGGATGCCCCTGGGATCACGATCCGGCCGATCAAATCGATTTGCGGAAGCCACGAGTTCAATGAAGTCTTCTTCGACAACGTGCGCGTGCCCGTCGGCAACCGCGTCGGCGAGGAGAACAGCGGCTGGGAGGTGACCAAGTACCTGCTTGAGTTTGAACGAGGAGGCAATCCCGCCGGCGGCATGCTGCGGGCGTGGCACGGCCGTCTGCTCAGGTTGGCGTCGGTGCCAGGCCCCGACGGGGGGCGAGCGATCGACGACCCGGTGTTCGCGACGCAATTCGCCGAGATCGGGATGGACATCGACGCGAACGACATGATCGAACTCACGGCCATGTCGAAGGTGCAGGCAGGCGGAAACCCCGGGGCGATCGCTTCGTCAGTGATGAAGCTCGAACGCAGCCGGATCCGGCAAGCGATCAGCGAACTGGCAGCGATGGTCGTCGGCATGGATGCGGTCCGGTGGGAGACGAGCCGGCCCTTGACGGATCTTCCCGAAGCGCCGCAGATCGAAGAGGAGCGCATGATGGCCTCGGCCATCTACTTCAACTCGCGCTCGCAGAGCCTACTGGGCGGCTCGAACGAGATCCAGTTGGAGATCATCGCCCGGGACCTGCTGCGCTGA
- a CDS encoding acyl-CoA dehydrogenase family protein: protein MDLNYSDDQLMLRESADRFLSERHQFEHFRKIEAAGTAFDEGIWRAFAHLGWLGLPISERNGGLGGGAIETAIVAEALGKSLVLAPYVSAVVLAGGLMDELGTSAQCNAVLGPLVEGAGIAVLAHDERRMGVTMAGIDTMAVRASTGAGYRIDGHKTMVLGGAGARTFLVTARVDQASHGAARVGVFIVPSDARGVAVKPFRTADGGLAADVSFAGVAVEGDALLGGCDDASAALRLALDRAAAAVCWDAVGAMDALLAATVEFTKQRVQFGKPLSSFQALQHRMAEMAVKCTEARATALLASLSLEAPEDWRVRGVSGAKAKIGKISRDVAHEAIQLHGAMGFSDELPVGWWFKRLFVFENLFGSTGQHLERYRRVVSQPEFQAESLLRSPALAPN, encoded by the coding sequence GTGGATTTGAACTATTCCGATGACCAACTGATGCTTCGCGAGAGCGCCGACCGCTTCCTGAGCGAGAGGCATCAGTTCGAGCACTTCCGCAAGATCGAAGCCGCCGGCACGGCCTTCGACGAAGGCATCTGGCGCGCCTTCGCGCACCTGGGCTGGCTCGGCCTGCCGATCTCGGAGCGCAACGGTGGACTCGGCGGCGGTGCCATCGAGACCGCGATCGTCGCCGAAGCGCTCGGCAAGTCGCTCGTGCTGGCGCCGTACGTGTCCGCTGTCGTCCTCGCCGGAGGGCTGATGGACGAACTGGGAACGAGCGCCCAATGCAATGCCGTGCTCGGCCCGCTGGTCGAAGGGGCGGGCATTGCCGTCCTTGCACACGACGAGCGGCGGATGGGTGTGACCATGGCGGGAATCGACACGATGGCCGTGCGCGCGTCGACGGGAGCGGGCTACCGCATCGACGGCCACAAGACCATGGTGCTGGGGGGCGCCGGCGCGCGGACCTTCTTGGTCACGGCGCGCGTGGACCAGGCGTCCCATGGCGCCGCGAGAGTCGGCGTCTTCATCGTGCCGTCCGATGCGCGGGGTGTGGCCGTCAAGCCGTTTCGAACGGCGGACGGCGGACTCGCCGCGGACGTGTCATTCGCGGGCGTTGCAGTGGAGGGTGATGCCCTCCTGGGCGGGTGCGACGACGCGTCGGCGGCGTTGCGACTCGCGCTCGACCGCGCCGCCGCGGCGGTGTGCTGGGACGCTGTCGGAGCGATGGACGCGCTGCTGGCCGCGACGGTCGAATTCACCAAGCAGCGCGTGCAGTTCGGAAAACCGTTGTCGAGCTTCCAGGCGTTGCAACACCGCATGGCGGAGATGGCGGTGAAATGCACCGAAGCCCGAGCGACCGCATTGCTTGCGTCGCTGAGCCTTGAAGCCCCCGAGGATTGGCGTGTTCGGGGTGTGTCGGGTGCCAAGGCGAAGATCGGCAAGATCTCGCGAGACGTGGCGCATGAAGCGATCCAATTGCATGGCGCCATGGGCTTCAGCGACGAACTCCCGGTGGGGTGGTGGTTCAAGCGGCTGTTCGTGTTCGAGAACCTCTTCGGTTCCACCGGCCAGCACCTCGAGCGCTATCGCAGGGTCGTCAGTCAACCCGAGTTCCAGGCCGAATCGCTGCTGCGTTCGCCTGCGCTTGCCCCCAACTAG
- a CDS encoding alcohol dehydrogenase catalytic domain-containing protein: protein MSDTQPRSVPETMMAARLHAIGEPLRIDRIPVPRPRAFDVLVEVKACGIVPNMRRVIGNFFGTQTPDAKLFPQLPAIFGLDPVGVVAEVGDHVTGVKVGERVYVNPARSCGSCRMCRLGRTLDCPVFTFQGYFGRSRELMSAYPYGGFSQYITAPSNALVKLPANVRDEAAARLGYLGTAYGAMKRIQVGPGDVLLVNGISGTLGLCAALLGLAMGARRILGTGRNAALLEKVKAIAPERIFVQALRDEPAVVASPSTDPLHIWTRELTDGWGVDAMIDCLPPGAPASAMVRALHSLRRGGRAVNVGAVTEPLSVNAFWLCANRIALEGSVWFTTAEGEEIAAMASTGSLDLSCLEHRIVSLDKINELLDQMPSNTDGGFANYVIDPTPVG, encoded by the coding sequence ATGAGCGACACACAACCGCGATCTGTGCCCGAGACGATGATGGCAGCGCGCCTTCATGCCATCGGCGAACCACTACGAATCGACCGCATCCCCGTGCCGAGACCTCGGGCTTTCGACGTGCTCGTGGAAGTCAAGGCCTGCGGCATCGTGCCCAACATGCGCCGCGTGATCGGGAACTTCTTCGGCACGCAGACGCCCGATGCCAAGCTCTTCCCGCAGCTTCCCGCTATCTTCGGGCTGGACCCCGTCGGCGTCGTTGCAGAGGTAGGCGATCACGTCACGGGCGTAAAAGTCGGCGAGCGCGTCTACGTGAATCCCGCCCGCAGTTGCGGCTCATGCCGGATGTGCCGCCTCGGGCGCACGCTCGATTGCCCCGTGTTCACCTTCCAGGGCTACTTCGGCCGCTCGCGCGAGTTGATGTCCGCCTATCCCTACGGCGGGTTCTCGCAATACATCACCGCGCCTTCGAACGCGCTCGTGAAGCTTCCGGCGAACGTCAGGGATGAAGCGGCGGCCCGTCTGGGCTATCTCGGAACGGCGTATGGCGCGATGAAACGGATTCAGGTGGGACCGGGCGATGTGCTGCTCGTCAATGGGATCAGCGGGACGCTCGGCTTGTGCGCTGCGCTGCTCGGACTGGCGATGGGAGCGCGCCGCATCCTCGGGACCGGGCGCAACGCCGCGCTGCTGGAAAAGGTCAAGGCCATCGCGCCCGAACGCATCTTTGTCCAGGCCCTGCGGGACGAGCCAGCTGTCGTCGCCAGTCCGTCGACTGATCCCTTGCACATCTGGACGCGCGAGCTGACGGACGGTTGGGGCGTCGACGCGATGATCGACTGTCTGCCGCCCGGCGCGCCCGCGAGCGCCATGGTTCGCGCGCTGCATTCGCTGCGTCGCGGTGGCAGGGCTGTCAATGTCGGTGCGGTCACCGAGCCGCTCTCCGTCAATGCGTTCTGGCTCTGCGCAAACAGGATCGCGCTCGAAGGATCGGTGTGGTTCACGACGGCAGAGGGAGAAGAGATTGCCGCCATGGCGTCGACCGGATCGCTCGACCTTTCTTGCCTTGAGCACCGGATCGTCTCGTTGGACAAGATCAACGAACTGCTGGACCAGATGCCCAGCAACACGGACGGCGGCTTCGCCAACTATGTGATCGATCCGACCCCCGTCGGTTGA